A window of Apium graveolens cultivar Ventura chromosome 8, ASM990537v1, whole genome shotgun sequence contains these coding sequences:
- the LOC141680180 gene encoding uncharacterized protein LOC141680180: MASQRLWEKWLALAEWWYYSTYNSAIKMSPYEALYGTPPRQIYLPSSHRSEANVNVGDWVFLKLQPYKHLSVAVRRNLKLSHNFFGPYKVLERIGKVAYKLDLPAGSQVHPIFHISLLKRKVGQKYMVTNELPRLGNEGQFVVHPVKILQRRTVKRNNVVVVQWLIQWSHSIPEDASWEDDRQIMDRYSDFNP, translated from the exons ATGGCTAGTCAACGGCTGTGGGAAAAATGGTTAGCATTGGCCGAGTGGTGGTACTATTCAACGTATAACAGCGCCATTAAGATGAGCCCGTACGAAGCCTTATATGGTACACCACCTCGACAAATTTATTTGCCTTCTTCACATAG AAGTGAAGCTAATGTGAACGTAGGAGACTGGGTCTTTCTTAAGTTGCAACCATACAAACACTTATCTGTTGCTGTTCGCAGAAATCTGAAGCTGTCCCATAATTTTTTTGGACCTTATAAGGTGTTGGAGCGTATTGGCAAGGTGGCATATAAGTTGGATCTCCCAGCAGGAAGTCAAGTTCACCCAATCTTTCATATTAGCTTGCTCAAGAGGAAGGTGGGACAAAAGTATATGGTTACTAATGAGCTACCACGTTTAGGAAATGAGGGACAGTTTGTTGTGCATCCTGTGAAGATCTTGCAGAGAAGGACTGTCAAACGTAACAATGTAGTTGTGGTTCAGTGGCTTATACAGTGGTCTCACTCTATTCCCGAAGACGCTAGTTGGGAGGATGACAGACAAATCATGGACCGGTATTCGGATTTTAATCCTTGA
- the LOC141680182 gene encoding uncharacterized protein LOC141680182 has translation MDNNKTKEGSFGLSYPMLSKSNYTAWALKMRVFMQAHGVWDAIAPKDPKAAIDEKMDKRALAVIYQGIPQDILLSIAEKKTSMEAWNAIKTMSLGAEKVKMAKAQTLKCEFESIRMKENEQLDEFYLKLNSLVTNIRALGETVEEAYVVKKLLRAVPSKFLQIASAIEQFGNLEAMSVEKVIGSLTAHEERLKGGTETSHGQLLLTEEEWMKKENNEGQLLLTHDEWLKRTNRDGARGNGEYRAKEGYRAVRDRSRVRCFNCQGLGHFAPECRGPAGKGRQTRRK, from the coding sequence ATggacaataacaagactaaggaAGGATCTTTCGGCTTGAGCTATCCGATGTTGTCCAAATCAAACTATACTGCTTGGGCTTTAAAGATGAGGGTGTTCATGCAAGCTCACGGTGTATGGGATGCTATCGCTCCAAAGGATCCTAAAGCTGCCATTGACGAAAAGATGGACAAGCGTGCCTTGGCAGTAATTTATCAAGGCATTCCACAAGATATACTTTTGTCAATCGCAGAAAAGAAGACTTCTATGGAGGCCTGGAATGCAATCAAAACAATGTCCTTGGGAGCTGAAAAGGTCAAGATGGCTAAAGCACAGACACTCAAATGTGAATTTGAATCAATACGTATGAAGGAGAATGAGCAGCTGGATGAATTTTATCTGAAATTAAATAGCTTGGTTACCAATATTAGAGCATTGGGAGAAACGGTTGAGGAAGCTTATGTGGTTAAAAAACTTCTCAGAGCGGTTCCTTCAAAATTTCTGCAAATAGCATCGGCCATCGAGCAATTTGGGAATCTCGAGGCCATGTCGGTTGAAAAGGTCATTGGGTCACTCACAGCTCACGAAGAGAGGCTGAAGGGGGGAACTGAGACTAGCCATGGACAATTACTTCTAACCGAGGAGGAATGGATGAAGAAGGAAAATAATGAGGGTCAGCTATTGTTGACGCATGATGAATGGCTAAAGAGAACAAACAGAGATGGGGCTCGAGGAAATGGAGAATATCGGGCAAAGGAAGGGTATCGTGCAGTGCGGGACAGGAGCAGAGTGCGGTGTTTTAATTGCCAGGGTCTTGGACATTTTGCACCAGAATGCCGCGGCCCCGCAGGGAAAGGGAGGCAAACCCGAAGGAAGTAA
- the LOC141680183 gene encoding secreted RxLR effector protein 161-like translates to MEHKLQLDKDEGGRLVDATEYRCIVGSLRYLTHTRPDISYAVGVVSRFMQNPTEKHQQAVKHILRYVKGTVHYGLVYANEKNRNILYGFSDSDLAGDVIDRRSTGGMCFYLNKSLISWASQKQRVVALSSCEAEYMSATTAACQSIWIQGLLEEILGQRLGPVVLHVDNKSAIELMKNPVLHGRSKYIDVRFHFIRECIERGKLVVKYVVTLEQRADILTKALGRVKFEEMRKKIGVENLAAFTPSSASW, encoded by the coding sequence ATGGAACATAAACTTCAATTGGACAAGGATGAGGGGGGCAGATTGGTAGATGCAACTGAATACAGATGCATTGTGGGGAGTTTACGCTACTTAACTCACACTCGCCCAGATATTTCATACGCCGTGGGTGTAGTGAGCAGGTTTATGCAAAATCCCACGGAAAAACACCAGCAAGCTGTGAAACATATATTAAGGTACGTGAAGGGTACTGTCCATTACGGCTTAGTGTATGCGAATGAGAAGAACAGAAATATATTGTATGGATTCTCCGATAGTGATTTAGCAGGTGATGTGATTGATAGAAGAAGTACTGGGGGGATGTGCTTTTACTTGAACAAAAGCTTGATATCATGGGCATCGCAGAAACAGAGGGTGGTAGCTCTATCTTCTTGTGAAGCGGAGTACATGTCGGCTACTACGGCCGCCTGTCAAAGCATATGGATTCAAGGATTATTGGAAGAAATTCTGGGACAACGACTTGGACCTGTAGTGCTTCATGTTGATAATAAATCGGCAATAGAACTCATGAAAAACCCGGTTCTGCATGGAAGAAGCAAATACATAGATGTCCGATTTCATTTCATTCGCGAATGCATTGAACGTGGTAAGCTGGTGGTTAAGTATGTTGTGACACTAGAGCAGAGAGCAGATATTTTAACTAAAGCTTTGGGTCGAGTTAAGTTTGAAGAAATGAGAAAGAAGATTGGAGTTGAGAATCTTGCTGCATTTACGCCAAGTTCTGCAAGCTGGTGA